In the genome of Nycticebus coucang isolate mNycCou1 chromosome 12, mNycCou1.pri, whole genome shotgun sequence, one region contains:
- the PTGES3 gene encoding prostaglandin E synthase 3 isoform X2 — protein sequence MQPASAKWYDRRDYVFVEFCVEDSKDVNVNFEKSKLTFSCLGGSDNFKHLNEIDLFHCIDPNDSKHKRTDRSILCCLRKGESGQSWPRLTKERAKLNWLSVDFNNWKDWEDDSDEDMSNFDRFSEDSQDSDDEKMPDLE from the exons GCAGCCTGCTTCTGCAAAGTGGTACGATAGAAGGGACTATGTCTTCGTTGAATTTTGTGTTGAAGACAGTAAAGATGTTaatgtaaattttgaaaaatccaaACTTACATTCAG ttgtCTTGGAGGAAGtgataattttaaacatttaaatgaaattgatctTTTTCACTGTATTGATCCCAAT GATTCCAAGCATAAAAGAACGGACAGGTCAATTTTATGTTGTTTACGAAAAGGAGAATCTGGCCAATCTTGGCCAAGGTTAACAAAAGAAAGGGCAAAG CTTAATTGGCTTAGTGTGGACTTCAATAATTGGAAGGACTGGGAAGATGATTCAGATGAAGACATGTCTAATTTTGATCGTTTCTCTGAG GATTCACAAGACAGTGATGATGAAA aaATGCCAGATCTGGAGTAA
- the PTGES3 gene encoding prostaglandin E synthase 3 isoform X1 yields MQPASAKWYDRRDYVFVEFCVEDSKDVNVNFEKSKLTFSCLGGSDNFKHLNEIDLFHCIDPNDSKHKRTDRSILCCLRKGESGQSWPRLTKERAKLNWLSVDFNNWKDWEDDSDEDMSNFDRFSEMMNNMGGDEDVDLPEVDGADDDSQDSDDEKMPDLE; encoded by the exons GCAGCCTGCTTCTGCAAAGTGGTACGATAGAAGGGACTATGTCTTCGTTGAATTTTGTGTTGAAGACAGTAAAGATGTTaatgtaaattttgaaaaatccaaACTTACATTCAG ttgtCTTGGAGGAAGtgataattttaaacatttaaatgaaattgatctTTTTCACTGTATTGATCCCAAT GATTCCAAGCATAAAAGAACGGACAGGTCAATTTTATGTTGTTTACGAAAAGGAGAATCTGGCCAATCTTGGCCAAGGTTAACAAAAGAAAGGGCAAAG CTTAATTGGCTTAGTGTGGACTTCAATAATTGGAAGGACTGGGAAGATGATTCAGATGAAGACATGTCTAATTTTGATCGTTTCTCTGAG ATGATGAACAACATGGGTGGTGATGAGGATGTAGATTTACCAGAAGTAGATGGAGCAGATGAT GATTCACAAGACAGTGATGATGAAA aaATGCCAGATCTGGAGTAA
- the ATP5F1B gene encoding ATP synthase subunit beta, mitochondrial: protein MLSLVGRVAASTASGTLRGLSPSASLPQAQLLLRAAPAVVQAGRDYAAQTSPSPKAGAATGRIVAVIGAVVDVQFDEGLPPILNALEVQGRETRLVLEVAQHLGESTVRTIAMDGTEGLVRGQKVLDSGAPIKIPVGPETLGRIMNVIGEPIDERGPIKTKQFAAIHAEAPEFMEMSVEQEILVTGIKVVDLLAPYAKGGKIGLFGGAGVGKTVLIMELINNVAKAHGGYSVFAGVGERTREGNDLYHEMIESGVINLKDATSKVALVYGQMNEPPGARARVALTGLTVAEYFRDQEGQDVLLFIDNIFRFTQAGSEVSALLGRIPSAVGYQPTLATDMGTMQERITTTKKGSITSVQAIYVPADDLTDPAPATTFAHLDATTVLSRAIAELGIYPAVDPLDSTSRIMDPNIVGSEHYDVARGVQKILQDYKSLQDIIAILGMDELSEEDKLTVSRARKIQRFLSQPFQVAEVFTGHMGKLVPLKETIKGFQQILAGEYDHLPEQAFYMVGPIEEAVAKADKLAEEHSS from the exons ATGTTGAGCCTTGTAGGTCGTGTGGCGGCTTCCACGGCCTCCGGGACCTTGCGGGGACTCAGCCCCTCAGCGTCGCTACCCCAAGCTCAGCTCTTACTTCGGGCAGCCCCGGCAGTGGTCCAGGCTG GCCGAGACTATGCGGCGCAAACATCTCCCTCGCCGAAGGCAGGCGCCGCCACTGGGCGCATTGTGGCAGTCATTGGCGCAGTGGTGGATGTCCAGTTTGATGAGGGCCTACCACCCATCCTAAATGCGCTGGAAGTGCAAGGCAGGGAGACGAGACTGGTTTTGGAGGTGGCCCAGCATTTAG GTGAGAGCACAGTAAGGACCATTGCTATGGATGGTACAGAAGGCTTGGTTAGAGGGCAGAAAGTCCTGGATTCTGGTGCACCAATCAAAATTCCTGTTGGTCCTGAGACTTTGGGCAGAATCATGAACGTCATTGGGGAACCTATTGATGAGAGAGGTCCCATCAAAACCAAACA ATTTGCTGCTATTCATGCTGAGGCTCCTGAGTTCATGGAAATGAGTGTTGAACAGGAAATTCTGGTGACTGGTATCAAAGTTGTGGATCTGCTAGCTCCTtatgccaagggtggcaaaaTTG GGCTCTTTGGTGGTGCTGGAGTTGGCAAGACTGTATTGATCATGGAGTTAATCAACAACGTTGCCAAAGCCCATGGTGGTTACTCTGTGTTTGCTGGTGTTGGTGAGAGGACCCGTGAGGGCAATGACTTATACCATGAAATGATTGAGTCTGGTGTTATCAATTTGAAAGATGCTACTTCCAAG GTGGCACTGGTGTATGGTCAAATGAATGAACCACCTGGTGCTCGTGCCCGGGTTGCTTTGACAGGACTGACTGTGGCTGAATACTTCAGAGACCAAGAAGGTCAAGATGTACTGCTATTTATTGATAACATCTTCCGCTTCACCCAGGCTGGCTCAGAG GTATCTGCCTTACTGGGCAGAATCCCTTCTGCTGTGGGATATCAGCCTACCCTGGCCACTGACATGGGTACTATGCAGGAAAGAATCACCACAACCAAGAAGGGATCTATCACTTCTGTACag GCTATATATGTGCCTGCTGATGACTTGACTGATCCTGCCCCTGCCACTACCTTTGCCCATTTGGATGCTACCACTGTGCTGTCCCGTGCTATTGCTgaactgggcatctatccagctGTGGATCCTCTAGACTCCACCTCTCGCATCATGGATCCCAACATTGTTGGCAGTGAGCATTATGATGTTGCCCGTGGGGTGCAAAAGATCCTGCAA GACTACAAATCTCTTCAGGACATCATTGCCATTCTAGGTATGGATGAACTTTCTGAGGAAGACAAGTTGACTGTGTCCCGTGCACGGAAAATACAGCGTTTCTTGTCTCAGCCATTCCAGGTTGCTGAGGTCTTCACAGGTCATATGGGGAAGCTGGTACCCCTGAAGGAGACTATCAAGGGATTCCAGCAGATATTGGCAG gtGAATATGATCATCTCCCAGAACAGGCCTTCTATATGGTGGGACCCATTGAAGAAGCTGTGGCAAAAGCTGATAAGCTGGCTGAAGAGCATTCATCATAA